A single Pedobacter sp. PACM 27299 DNA region contains:
- a CDS encoding DciA family protein: protein MRIESSVIKNELMMVRTGIIEKLNERAGSEVITEIVFL, encoded by the coding sequence GTGAGAATTGAGTCTTCGGTGATCAAGAATGAATTGATGATGGTCAGAACCGGGATCATTGAAAAATTAAATGAACGTGCCGGTTCTGAAGTAATCACAGAAATCGTGTTTTTATAA
- the lipA gene encoding lipoyl synthase — protein MIELPVVSANTVQRKPDWLRVKLPVGKEYAQVRSLVDTHKLHTICESGNCPNMGECWGAGTATFMILGNICTRSCSFCAVATGRPLAVDMDEPNRVANSVKLMKVKHCVITSVDRDDLKDGGSIIWAETLQAIRRESPETTLETLIPDFRGIWDNLYRVLEERPEVMSHNIETVRRLTKQVRIQAKYDRSLECLKRISDFGLRTKTGIMLGLGETEEDVYEAMDDLVANGVHILTLGQYLQPTRNHHPVLDWIHPDQFAKYKEVGMSKGFKYVESGPLVRSSYHAEKHLFDLNLL, from the coding sequence ATGATTGAACTTCCGGTGGTTTCCGCAAACACAGTACAACGTAAACCTGATTGGCTTAGAGTTAAGCTTCCTGTTGGTAAAGAATATGCACAAGTACGCAGTCTGGTAGACACGCATAAACTGCATACCATTTGCGAAAGCGGCAATTGTCCGAATATGGGAGAATGCTGGGGTGCAGGTACGGCAACTTTCATGATTCTTGGAAATATCTGTACGCGTTCCTGCTCTTTCTGTGCAGTAGCCACCGGCAGACCATTAGCCGTGGATATGGATGAGCCTAATCGTGTGGCAAATTCTGTTAAACTGATGAAAGTGAAACATTGTGTGATCACTTCAGTAGATAGAGATGACCTGAAAGATGGTGGTTCTATCATCTGGGCAGAGACTTTACAAGCCATCAGAAGAGAAAGTCCGGAGACTACATTAGAAACTTTAATCCCTGATTTCAGAGGGATCTGGGACAATTTATACCGCGTACTGGAGGAAAGACCAGAGGTGATGTCTCATAATATTGAAACGGTAAGACGTTTAACTAAACAAGTACGCATCCAGGCAAAATACGATAGAAGTTTAGAATGTCTTAAACGCATTTCTGATTTCGGATTGAGAACTAAAACGGGCATTATGCTGGGTTTAGGAGAAACCGAAGAAGATGTTTATGAAGCGATGGACGATTTAGTAGCCAATGGTGTTCACATCCTGACATTAGGTCAGTATTTACAGCCTACCCGCAATCACCATCCGGTCCTGGATTGGATTCATCCGGATCAGTTTGCTAAATATAAAGAAGTAGGCATGTCCAAAGGTTTCAAATATGTAGAAAGTGGACCGTTAGTACGTTCCTCTTATCATGCAGAAAAACACCTATTTGATCTAAATCTTCTATAA
- the ytxJ gene encoding bacillithiol system redox-active protein YtxJ, which yields MQWKQITDLTQISEIKNNEGYSLIFKHSTRCSVSSMAKRRFELDWEAIPEATNLYFLDLVAFREISANIAETFHVHHESPQILLIKDGDCILDASHSDISAEEVAEMINN from the coding sequence ATGCAGTGGAAACAGATAACTGATCTAACACAGATCAGCGAGATAAAGAATAATGAGGGTTACAGTTTAATTTTCAAACACAGTACCCGCTGTTCGGTGAGCAGTATGGCAAAAAGACGGTTTGAATTGGACTGGGAAGCAATCCCTGAAGCTACCAATTTATATTTTCTTGATTTAGTAGCGTTCAGAGAGATCTCCGCAAATATCGCGGAAACCTTTCATGTGCATCATGAATCTCCGCAGATCTTATTGATCAAAGACGGAGATTGCATTCTTGATGCGTCACACAGCGACATCTCCGCAGAGGAGGTTGCCGAAATGATTAATAATTAA
- a CDS encoding tetratricopeptide repeat protein, whose product MSTTEKETSHPVRKGSFLEENSKSLLFIAGAVVLLIGIYFWYQNVYLKDRAVEASAKMYKAEQFLGVDSLANKAINGDGGYPGLEKIAEEYDNTKSANLANLYLGGIYLRKGEYKKATEALGKYSETGSPVADPLALGLLGDAYSELKDFKQAATYYKKAADKASNKFTSPMFLKKLGLVYEHLKDFKSAEDAYTKIKTQYPESQEAAMIDEFIARAAVQAK is encoded by the coding sequence ATGTCTACAACAGAAAAAGAAACGAGTCACCCGGTTAGAAAGGGTTCCTTTTTAGAAGAAAATTCAAAAAGCCTTTTGTTCATTGCAGGCGCTGTAGTGCTATTAATTGGGATCTACTTTTGGTATCAAAATGTATATCTAAAAGACAGAGCAGTAGAAGCATCGGCAAAAATGTATAAAGCAGAACAGTTTCTTGGAGTAGATTCTCTTGCCAATAAAGCAATCAATGGCGATGGTGGTTATCCAGGTTTAGAAAAAATTGCGGAAGAGTACGACAACACCAAATCTGCCAACTTAGCTAACCTTTATTTAGGTGGTATTTATTTGCGTAAAGGCGAGTACAAAAAAGCAACTGAAGCTTTGGGTAAATATTCTGAAACAGGAAGTCCGGTAGCAGATCCATTGGCACTAGGTTTATTGGGTGATGCTTACAGCGAGTTGAAAGACTTCAAACAAGCAGCTACTTATTACAAAAAAGCAGCTGATAAAGCGAGCAACAAATTCACTTCTCCAATGTTCCTTAAAAAATTAGGATTGGTTTATGAGCACCTGAAAGATTTCAAATCTGCAGAAGATGCTTACACGAAAATTAAAACTCAATATCCGGAAAGTCAGGAAGCAGCTATGATCGATGAATTCATCGCCCGCGCTGCTGTTCAGGCAAAATAG
- a CDS encoding FKBP-type peptidyl-prolyl cis-trans isomerase, with amino-acid sequence MKKGIVILFAATLGLAACNQYKKGPGGLMYTIHKDGGKDKIKEGDIVKLNFIQKTEKDSVTVNTWDMEAPQVFPVQKKVYAGDMNDVLTMFGEGDSATFKLDLDTVAKYSGQPKPAGQKDKYLIFTIKVEKVLQKGKDEADSTFQKKAREFFEKDYKANIEKMKAAEAGKIKKYIADNNLKTTTTASGLQYVISKPGNNEKPVLGDTMMVNYTGKLTTKKSDGKDNIFDTSDEKIAKESGKHNPMATYGPRAITLGRAIPGFDEGLQLIGKGGKMTMIIPSALAYGEGGMQQGGISPFAPLVFEVELTDIKKPKAAPAATLTPATAAPAKKK; translated from the coding sequence ATGAAGAAAGGTATCGTAATTCTTTTCGCAGCAACACTTGGATTAGCTGCTTGTAACCAATACAAAAAAGGTCCGGGTGGCCTGATGTACACCATTCACAAAGATGGTGGAAAAGATAAAATCAAAGAAGGTGATATTGTAAAATTGAACTTTATTCAAAAAACTGAAAAAGACTCAGTAACTGTAAATACCTGGGATATGGAAGCACCACAAGTGTTCCCTGTACAGAAAAAAGTATATGCAGGTGATATGAATGATGTATTGACCATGTTTGGAGAAGGCGATAGTGCTACCTTCAAATTGGACTTAGATACCGTAGCTAAATATTCTGGTCAGCCAAAACCAGCAGGTCAGAAAGATAAATACCTGATCTTTACGATTAAAGTAGAAAAAGTACTGCAAAAAGGTAAAGATGAGGCTGACTCAACTTTCCAGAAAAAAGCAAGAGAGTTTTTTGAAAAAGACTACAAAGCAAACATTGAGAAAATGAAAGCTGCTGAAGCTGGTAAAATCAAAAAATATATCGCTGATAACAACCTTAAAACTACCACTACTGCTTCAGGATTACAATATGTGATCAGCAAACCAGGTAACAACGAAAAACCTGTTTTAGGGGATACCATGATGGTAAACTATACTGGTAAATTAACGACTAAAAAATCTGACGGTAAAGATAATATCTTCGATACCAGTGATGAGAAAATCGCTAAAGAATCAGGTAAACACAATCCAATGGCTACTTATGGTCCACGTGCGATCACTTTAGGTAGAGCAATTCCAGGATTTGATGAAGGTTTACAATTGATCGGTAAAGGTGGTAAAATGACCATGATCATTCCTTCAGCTTTAGCTTATGGCGAAGGTGGAATGCAGCAAGGTGGTATCAGTCCTTTCGCTCCATTAGTATTTGAAGTGGAATTAACAGACATTAAAAAACCAAAAGCTGCCCCCGCTGCAACGCTGACTCCAGCAACAGCTGCTCCGGCAAAGAAAAAATAA
- a CDS encoding RNA polymerase sigma factor: protein MTTTKKISLSEDQLILALKAQDTNVMKALYDMYSAALFGVISRIVSHTEVAEDVLQETFLKIWNSADHYDATKGRLFTWMMNIARNLAIDKLRSKDFKNANKNQDIENNVDFIDSQKDTTFNADVIGLKDMVTALKPEFNKVLSMVYFKGYTHVEAAEELDLPLGTVKTRIRMAIMELRKHFN from the coding sequence TTGACGACGACAAAGAAAATATCCCTATCTGAAGATCAGCTCATCCTAGCTTTAAAAGCTCAGGACACCAATGTTATGAAGGCATTGTATGATATGTATTCAGCTGCCTTGTTTGGTGTCATCTCCAGAATTGTCTCCCATACCGAGGTTGCGGAAGACGTTCTACAAGAAACTTTCTTAAAAATCTGGAATTCTGCAGATCATTATGATGCCACAAAAGGGCGTCTATTTACCTGGATGATGAATATTGCCCGGAATTTAGCTATCGATAAGCTCCGTTCAAAAGATTTTAAGAACGCGAATAAAAACCAAGACATCGAAAATAACGTAGATTTCATAGACTCGCAGAAAGACACAACTTTCAACGCGGATGTGATTGGTTTGAAAGACATGGTTACCGCACTTAAACCGGAATTCAACAAAGTGTTGAGTATGGTTTATTTTAAAGGGTATACTCACGTCGAAGCGGCAGAGGAATTGGATTTGCCATTAGGTACGGTTAAAACCCGTATTCGGATGGCTATTATGGAATTAAGAAAGCATTTTAATTAA
- a CDS encoding OsmC family protein translates to MATSKTTYKGGLRTISVHERSGNEIITDAPIDNQGKGEAFSPTDLLATSLGNCMLTIVGIASASHGFSIDGATAEVTKIMAENPRRVSEIVVNFQFPANGYSDKDKTIIERSAHTCPVAMSLHPDIKQTVSFNY, encoded by the coding sequence ATGGCGACTTCAAAAACAACTTATAAAGGAGGTTTAAGGACAATTTCTGTACATGAACGCTCTGGAAATGAAATCATAACGGATGCACCGATAGACAACCAGGGAAAAGGGGAGGCGTTTTCGCCGACTGATTTGCTGGCTACTTCTTTAGGAAATTGTATGCTGACAATTGTGGGTATTGCTTCCGCATCGCATGGTTTTAGCATTGATGGGGCCACTGCAGAGGTCACGAAGATCATGGCCGAAAATCCAAGGAGGGTTTCGGAAATTGTGGTCAATTTCCAATTCCCTGCAAATGGGTATTCTGATAAGGATAAAACGATCATTGAGCGTTCGGCACATACCTGTCCGGTAGCCATGAGTTTACACCCTGATATCAAGCAAACGGTATCTTTTAATTATTAA
- a CDS encoding anti-sigma factor: MAAKYPEIKAEITAIELAMEKYAMHNAIEPSAELETIILGKIGAAAPVVREKTAVNVVPAVAESQQSTTVPLHPAGYESKIRSLRIALAACATLLLVAGIALYSAHTELGTAKNQIIALNQEKQRFATTVNYMRETNKELQTIADMPADPDWKTVRLAGTKMDPEAKMTVYWHTSGRHVMLDNSKMSLPKNDEAHQYQLWALVKGKPIDLGVFDVKADSSHILLKMKEIAGAEAFAVTLEKRGGSPGPTMDQMIAMGGV, encoded by the coding sequence ATGGCAGCAAAATATCCGGAAATAAAAGCCGAAATTACTGCAATTGAGCTTGCTATGGAAAAATATGCCATGCACAATGCCATCGAGCCTTCCGCGGAATTGGAAACGATCATCCTTGGAAAAATTGGTGCTGCAGCTCCGGTAGTTCGAGAAAAAACAGCAGTGAATGTAGTTCCAGCTGTTGCCGAGTCTCAGCAATCGACAACTGTGCCTTTACATCCAGCAGGGTATGAATCGAAAATAAGATCTTTACGAATTGCATTGGCAGCCTGTGCTACTTTGCTGCTGGTGGCCGGTATCGCCCTTTATTCTGCTCATACGGAATTAGGCACTGCCAAAAATCAGATCATTGCTTTAAATCAAGAAAAACAGCGATTTGCCACTACGGTAAATTACATGAGGGAAACCAATAAAGAATTGCAGACGATCGCAGATATGCCAGCAGATCCGGATTGGAAAACGGTACGTTTAGCGGGAACGAAAATGGATCCAGAGGCGAAAATGACGGTTTATTGGCATACTTCTGGCCGCCATGTCATGCTGGACAACTCTAAAATGAGCCTTCCTAAAAATGATGAAGCGCATCAATATCAACTGTGGGCATTGGTAAAAGGAAAACCGATAGATCTGGGTGTATTTGATGTAAAGGCAGACAGCAGTCACATTCTTTTGAAAATGAAAGAAATTGCAGGTGCTGAGGCTTTTGCGGTTACTTTAGAAAAAAGAGGTGGTTCCCCTGGTCCGACTATGGATCAGATGATTGCCATGGGTGGGGTTTAA
- a CDS encoding DHH family phosphoesterase, with protein MLSVPELKSLLATPQKIVITTHHKPDGDAMGSSLGLYAYLIQKGHHVTVITPTDYPYFLHWLPNNSDVIIYTEQQEKSAQLVAEAAMIFCLDFNTLSRINELGELVRASNAYKLMIDHHLDPEDFDDYRHWSINACAAAQLVYDFIVNELEDGQFMNKDIATCLYTGIMTDSGSFRFPSANSTVYRIAADLIDLGAEHWKIHQLVYDNATENRLRFLGHCLSNKLEILPEFHTAIITVTKEELKSFQIQTGDTEGIVNYALSVNGIKLAAFIIERTDKVKLSLRSTGDFPANEICKKYFNGGGHRNAAGGYSDQNLADTVTTFKALLADYKTQLLQ; from the coding sequence ATGCTATCTGTTCCTGAATTAAAATCACTGCTGGCAACGCCGCAAAAAATAGTAATCACGACCCACCATAAGCCTGATGGCGATGCGATGGGCTCATCTTTAGGCTTGTATGCCTATCTGATCCAGAAAGGACATCACGTTACCGTGATTACGCCTACGGATTATCCCTACTTTTTACATTGGCTTCCTAACAATTCTGATGTCATCATTTACACAGAACAACAGGAGAAATCTGCGCAGTTAGTTGCAGAAGCTGCCATGATCTTTTGCCTGGACTTTAACACGCTGAGCAGGATCAATGAATTGGGAGAATTGGTGAGGGCGTCCAATGCTTATAAATTGATGATCGACCACCATTTGGATCCGGAAGATTTTGATGATTACCGCCATTGGAGTATCAATGCCTGTGCAGCAGCACAATTGGTTTATGATTTTATTGTGAATGAACTGGAAGATGGTCAATTCATGAATAAAGACATTGCCACCTGTTTATATACCGGTATCATGACCGATTCTGGCTCTTTCCGTTTCCCTTCCGCAAATTCTACAGTATACCGCATTGCGGCTGATCTGATTGATTTGGGAGCTGAGCATTGGAAAATCCACCAATTGGTATATGACAATGCGACGGAAAACCGCCTGCGTTTCCTGGGTCATTGCTTGAGCAATAAACTGGAAATCCTGCCTGAATTCCATACTGCGATCATCACCGTGACCAAAGAAGAGTTGAAATCTTTCCAAATTCAGACCGGTGATACAGAAGGTATTGTGAACTACGCACTGTCGGTAAACGGGATAAAATTAGCTGCATTTATTATTGAAAGAACTGATAAAGTTAAATTATCTTTGCGCTCCACCGGAGATTTCCCTGCAAATGAAATTTGTAAGAAATATTTCAATGGTGGTGGACATAGGAATGCTGCAGGTGGTTATTCAGATCAAAATCTGGCAGATACCGTAACGACTTTTAAAGCGTTACTAGCAGACTATAAAACGCAATTATTACAGTAA
- a CDS encoding NAD(P)H-hydrate dehydratase, giving the protein MSVFLNAYFPDTDPSSKKQVVDPGLTKRSTESAASPYKLVEAADIKGMLKTRMPFSHKGTYGHALLIAGAQKTMGAAILCAKGCMYAGTGLVSLSIPEQGLTALNSTLPEAMYLERAELLRPRTLTNYNAIGIGPGIGRMADNQEVMTAIFALKQPVVIDADALVILKAHPDIFHQLPKDSILSPHVKEFDQLFGAHENWWERLQTARKEAKKRGIIIVLKNQYTFIIDHEADVSINQTGNPAMAQGGMGDVLTGMLTAYLAQGYSAKAAALLACYFHGKSGDELSNTHFNVTASQVALQIPMTVKSLANF; this is encoded by the coding sequence ATGTCAGTTTTCCTGAACGCCTATTTTCCCGATACAGATCCATCGAGTAAAAAACAGGTCGTAGATCCTGGATTAACGAAACGAAGTACAGAATCGGCAGCTTCTCCTTATAAATTGGTGGAAGCAGCCGATATAAAAGGCATGCTGAAAACCAGGATGCCTTTTTCGCATAAAGGCACTTATGGCCATGCTTTACTGATCGCAGGCGCACAAAAAACGATGGGTGCAGCGATCCTCTGCGCGAAGGGCTGCATGTATGCAGGCACAGGTTTGGTTAGTCTTTCCATTCCAGAGCAGGGCTTAACAGCACTAAATAGTACATTGCCAGAGGCGATGTACCTCGAGCGTGCAGAATTACTCAGACCTAGAACATTAACGAATTATAATGCGATTGGCATTGGTCCAGGCATCGGCCGAATGGCAGATAACCAGGAAGTCATGACAGCCATTTTTGCACTGAAACAACCTGTTGTGATAGATGCAGATGCTTTAGTAATATTAAAAGCACATCCGGATATATTCCATCAGCTGCCAAAAGACTCGATCCTTAGTCCGCATGTAAAAGAGTTTGATCAGCTTTTCGGTGCCCATGAAAACTGGTGGGAGCGTTTACAGACTGCCAGAAAAGAAGCTAAAAAAAGAGGGATCATTATCGTCCTCAAAAATCAATATACTTTCATTATTGATCATGAAGCTGACGTGTCTATCAATCAAACGGGAAATCCCGCGATGGCACAGGGCGGAATGGGAGATGTATTAACGGGGATGTTGACTGCTTATCTGGCGCAGGGATATAGTGCGAAAGCTGCGGCATTACTGGCTTGCTATTTTCATGGAAAATCCGGCGATGAGCTGAGCAACACGCATTTCAATGTCACCGCCTCACAAGTTGCGCTGCAGATTCCTATGACTGTAAAAAGTTTAGCTAACTTTTAA
- the recF gene encoding DNA replication/repair protein RecF (All proteins in this family for which functions are known are DNA-binding proteins that assist the filamentation of RecA onto DNA for the initiation of recombination or recombinational repair.), which translates to MWLKNITLLNFKNYSDASLSFSKTVNAFVGNNGAGKTNLLDAIHYLCLCKGYFNPIDSQQIKTSEDLFLIQGDFEREQKNEKITCGVKRNQKKQFKRNKKEYDKLANHIGLFPLVMISPYDTTIIMEGSEERRRFMDNVISQTDAHYLDELILYNKHMGNRNALLKQIAVTRSYDPTLLEIYNEQLVLSGNKIFAKREQFMTDFIPLFNKYYQYLTDDKEEVSLTYLSQLKDTPFSKLLTQSIEKDKILERTTTGIHKDDLIFTITAMPLKKFGSQGQQKSFLIALKLAQYAYLQKFKGFKPLLLLDDIFDKLDDSRMHKLMEMVSHHDFGQIFITDTGKERVLAVFEKIDVAVTLFEVNNGAVENA; encoded by the coding sequence ATGTGGTTAAAAAACATTACACTCCTCAATTTTAAAAATTATTCTGACGCCAGTCTAAGTTTTTCCAAAACTGTAAATGCGTTTGTAGGGAATAATGGCGCAGGGAAAACCAATTTACTAGATGCCATTCATTACCTGTGTTTATGTAAAGGATATTTCAATCCCATCGACAGTCAGCAGATTAAAACTTCTGAAGATCTTTTCCTGATCCAGGGAGATTTTGAACGCGAGCAGAAAAATGAGAAGATCACCTGTGGGGTAAAAAGAAATCAGAAGAAACAATTCAAGCGGAATAAAAAGGAGTACGATAAACTGGCCAATCACATCGGTTTATTTCCATTAGTGATGATCTCTCCCTATGATACCACCATTATTATGGAAGGCTCTGAGGAGCGAAGAAGGTTTATGGACAATGTGATTTCCCAAACGGATGCCCATTACCTGGATGAACTGATCCTATACAACAAGCACATGGGGAACCGAAATGCGCTGTTGAAGCAGATCGCGGTGACCAGGAGTTACGATCCAACTTTATTAGAGATCTACAATGAACAGCTGGTCCTCTCCGGTAATAAAATCTTTGCCAAACGGGAGCAGTTCATGACCGATTTTATTCCTTTATTTAATAAATATTATCAGTACCTGACGGATGATAAAGAGGAGGTGAGCCTCACTTATTTAAGTCAGTTGAAAGATACCCCTTTTTCAAAACTCCTGACCCAGTCTATCGAGAAAGATAAAATCCTTGAACGTACCACTACCGGTATTCACAAAGACGACCTGATCTTTACCATTACGGCAATGCCTTTAAAGAAGTTTGGTTCTCAGGGACAGCAGAAATCTTTTTTAATTGCTTTGAAATTAGCACAGTATGCTTATCTTCAGAAGTTTAAAGGATTCAAGCCTTTGCTGTTGCTGGATGATATTTTCGACAAACTGGACGACAGCAGGATGCACAAGCTGATGGAAATGGTATCTCACCATGACTTCGGGCAGATTTTTATTACAGACACCGGTAAAGAACGGGTACTGGCAGTATTCGAGAAGATCGATGTAGCAGTGACCTTGTTCGAAGTAAATAACGGAGCAGTAGAAAATGCGTAA
- a CDS encoding nucleoside-diphosphate kinase, which produces MTTNRTFTMIKPDAVANGHIGAIINDITAAGFKIVALKYTKLTEETAGQFYAVHAERPFYKDLVSFMSSGPIVAAILEKDNAIEDFRKLIGATNPADAAEGTIRAKYAKSIDANAVHGSDSDENAQIEGDFFFTAAERF; this is translated from the coding sequence ATGACTACAAACAGAACATTTACCATGATTAAGCCTGATGCTGTTGCAAACGGACATATCGGCGCAATCATCAACGACATTACTGCAGCAGGTTTCAAAATCGTTGCTTTAAAATATACTAAATTGACTGAAGAAACTGCTGGTCAGTTCTATGCAGTTCATGCTGAACGTCCTTTCTACAAAGATTTAGTATCTTTTATGTCTTCAGGACCTATCGTTGCTGCGATCTTAGAAAAAGACAATGCAATTGAAGATTTCAGAAAATTAATAGGTGCAACTAACCCAGCTGATGCAGCTGAAGGTACGATCCGTGCTAAATATGCAAAATCTATTGATGCAAATGCAGTTCACGGTTCTGACTCAGACGAGAATGCACAAATCGAAGGAGATTTCTTCTTTACTGCTGCTGAGCGTTTCTAG
- the ribH gene encoding 6,7-dimethyl-8-ribityllumazine synthase, with product MATQLKNLSDFSHTTVPNGSDYKIAIAVAEWNAEITGSLYNGALKTLLEHGVAEENILSIAVPGTFELTSAADLLLKKHQDLNAVICLGCVIQGETKHFDFICDAVANGITQVSVKHSKPVIFGVLTTNDLQQAIDRAGGKHGNKGDEAAITALKMSELSVTV from the coding sequence ATGGCAACACAACTTAAAAACCTATCTGACTTTTCACACACGACTGTTCCAAATGGATCGGACTATAAAATCGCGATTGCGGTGGCAGAGTGGAATGCAGAAATTACAGGCAGCCTGTATAATGGCGCTTTAAAAACCTTACTTGAACATGGCGTTGCGGAAGAAAACATTCTTTCTATTGCGGTACCGGGTACTTTTGAGCTGACTTCAGCTGCTGACCTCCTATTGAAGAAACACCAGGACCTGAATGCAGTGATCTGCTTAGGATGTGTGATTCAAGGAGAAACCAAACATTTTGACTTCATCTGTGATGCAGTAGCCAATGGAATCACTCAGGTGAGTGTAAAACATAGCAAGCCAGTAATTTTTGGCGTACTGACTACCAACGATTTACAGCAGGCAATTGACCGTGCCGGCGGTAAACATGGCAACAAAGGCGATGAGGCAGCGATTACTGCACTGAAAATGTCTGAACTGTCAGTTACTGTCTAG
- a CDS encoding FKBP-type peptidyl-prolyl cis-trans isomerase produces the protein MKKILITLLLPCCSLAAMAQTKGTKASPAKKATATKTAAKGPVKPVFRNNLDSASYALGANMAGSMKKDGLTTLNYDLMIKGMKDALEGKTLLISKEQSQTPISNLFNGLSKKKFLPMINEGKTFLENNKKQPGVKETASGLQYIVLQEGTGVKPVATDTVLAHYKGTLLNGKQFDSSYDRNEPLSLPLNRVIQGWTEGIQLMPAGSKYRFFIPYNLAYGERGAGADIPPYSTLIFEVELLKVNGK, from the coding sequence ATGAAAAAAATTTTGATTACCTTATTACTTCCATGCTGCAGTCTGGCGGCTATGGCCCAAACAAAAGGAACAAAGGCGAGTCCGGCAAAAAAAGCTACAGCCACAAAAACAGCGGCTAAAGGCCCGGTAAAACCAGTTTTTAGAAACAACCTGGATTCGGCCAGTTATGCTTTAGGCGCTAATATGGCAGGCAGTATGAAGAAAGACGGGCTGACTACTTTAAACTACGATCTGATGATCAAAGGAATGAAGGATGCACTCGAAGGAAAAACATTATTAATTAGCAAAGAACAATCACAAACACCCATCAGCAACCTATTTAACGGCCTGAGCAAAAAGAAATTCTTACCCATGATCAACGAAGGAAAAACATTTTTAGAAAACAATAAGAAACAGCCAGGCGTAAAAGAAACCGCTAGTGGCTTACAGTATATCGTGCTTCAGGAAGGTACAGGCGTTAAGCCGGTAGCTACAGACACGGTATTGGCACATTATAAAGGTACTTTATTGAATGGAAAACAGTTCGACAGCTCTTACGATAGAAACGAGCCGCTTTCTCTTCCATTAAACCGCGTAATTCAAGGATGGACAGAAGGGATCCAATTGATGCCTGCAGGTTCAAAATACAGGTTCTTTATCCCTTACAACCTTGCTTATGGTGAGCGTGGTGCAGGTGCAGACATTCCACCTTACAGCACTTTAATTTTCGAAGTAGAACTTTTGAAAGTAAACGGTAAATAA